A single Garra rufa chromosome 9, GarRuf1.0, whole genome shotgun sequence DNA region contains:
- the LOC141343104 gene encoding trace amine-associated receptor 9 — protein MPEELANCSVCCCTTTNKILMVVFMILLILAILFGNLLTLAVVVGTKHFHTPQGYLKASLAVADLAVGIFVVPVSVYAEVSLMIYNSMPEWTARNSQTTLFHPCNFIGPVFAGCTLVSITTIFLLTIERSIAVLRPLHKEAVITKKRTSILIVFSWMGSFFLAISPLVFSDEIALEYNPCSRMCNYALGSADFPSQAWNILLLFPAFDFTLLGGTIVINIISLTTIRQHSKRRKHLAETESQSSTKPTFSDIKAAKTIGTLTLAFTASFTPIAVFVVGNVLGNEWCNFAFFAFWILTSNSCCNVIIYGVRDQKFRTRAYQLLLSAQLNTAPKKTEFETTVNGGKDNEETVKQT, from the coding sequence ATGCCAGAGGAGCTCGCAAACTGCAGTGTGTGTTGCTGTACCACGACCAATAAGATACTCATGGTGGTCTTCATGATATTACTGATACTTGCTATACTCTTCGGAAACCTCTTGACATTAGCAGTGGTCGTTGGAACTAAACACTTCCACACTCCACAGGGTTATTTAAAAGCCTCACTGGCCGTGGCAGACCTGGCTGTGGGAATTTTTGTGGTGCCCGTCTCCGTTTACGCAGAAGTATCTCTCATGATCTACAATTCAATGCCAGAGTGGACAGCGCGCAATTCCCAAACCACACTTTTCCACCCGTGCAATTTTATCGGTCCTGTGTTTGCGGGATGCACTTTAGTTTCCATTACAACAATTTTCCTCCTGACCATTGAAAGGAGCATTGCCGTTCTGAGACCACTGCACAAGGAAGCAGTCATAACTAAAAAAAGAACGAGCATACTAATAGTATTTTCCTGGATGGGCAGTTTTTTCCTGGCAATATCGCCACTGGTTTTTAGCGATGAAATCGCGCTGGAGTACAATCCCTGCAGCCGCATGTGCAATTACGCGCTTGGAAGCGCAGACTTCCCTTCCCAAGCTTGGAACATTCTACTGCTATTTCCTGCCTTTGACTTTACACTGCTCGGAGGTACTATTGTCATCAACATCATATCCCTCACCACAATTCGCCAGCATTCAAAAAGAAGAAAACATCTCGCAGAAACCGAGAGTCAAAGCTCAACGAAACCAACCTTCTCCGACATCAAGGCTGCCAAGACAATAGGCACTCTGACGTTGGCTTTCACCGCTTCTTTCACTCCCATCGCCGTGTTTGTAGTTGGAAATGTGTTGGGAAACGAATGGTGCAATTTTGCGTTTTTTGCCTTTTGGATTTTAACCTCGAACAGCTGCTGTAATGTTATTATATATGGCGTGAGAGACCAGAAGTTTAGAACTCGTGCGTATCAGCTGCTCTTGTCCGCTCAATTGAACACTGCGCCTAAAAAGACTGAGTTTGAAACCACTGTAAATGGGGGAAAGGACAATGAGGAAACAGTCAAGCAAACCTAA
- the plekhf2 gene encoding pleckstrin homology domain-containing family F member 2, which translates to MVDRLANSEANSKRIGVVEACFGTAGQPLAIPGRVLIGEGVLTKLCRKRPKARQFFLFNDILVYGNIVIQKKKYNKQHIIPLESVTIDTVEDEGDLRNGWLIKTPTKSFAVYAATATEKSEWMSHISKCVTDLLEKSGKSPTGEHAAVWVPDSEATICMRCQKMKFTPVNRRHHCRKCGFVVCGPCSEKKYLLPSQSSKPVRVCEFCYKQLSTGATLPSRSDSYSRSEFSSNNISDDDDDDDSSD; encoded by the coding sequence ATGGTGGACCGCTTGGCGAACAGTGAGGCCAACTCTAAGCGAATCGGGGTCGTGGAAGCATGCTTTGGCACAGCAGGCCAACCGCTGGCCATCCCAGGTCGAGTGCTAATCGGAGAGGGCGTTCTCACAAAGCTGTGCCGCAAAAGACCCAAAGCCCGGCAGTTCTTCCTCTTCAACGACATACTAGTATATGGAAACATCGTCATCCAGAAGAAGAAGTACAACAAGCAGCACATCATCCCTCTTGAGAGCGTCACCATCGACACGGTAGAGGACGAGGGCGACCTGCGCAACGGCTGGCTCATTAAAACGCCCACCAAGTCTTTTGCCGTCTATGCCGCCACAGCAACAGAGAAGTCTGAGTGGATGAGCCACATCAGCAAATGCGTCACAGACCTACTGGAAAAAAGCGGGAAATCTCCCACCGGCGAGCACGCGGCTGTTTGGGTGCCCGACTCTGAAGCGACCATATGCATGCGGTGCCAAAAGATGAAATTCACTCCTGTGAATCGGCGCCACCACTGCCGGAAGTGTGGCTTTGTCGTGTGCGGCCCCTGTTCGGAGAAGAAGTACCTGCTTCCCAGTCAATCGTCCAAACCGGTGCGAGTGTGCGAGTTCTGTTACAAGCAGCTCTCAACAGGCGCCACCCTACCGTCCCGCTCAGACTCCTACAGCCGTTCAGAGTTTTCCAGCAACAACATCTCAGACGACGATGACGATGATGACAGCAGTGACTGA